One part of the Candidatus Methylomirabilis tolerans genome encodes these proteins:
- the sixA gene encoding phosphohistidine phosphatase SixA — MAAEQALRHYLVRHGEAQADMEDPARPLTDRGREEVQRVARCAAILELEVAQIRHSDKLRAQQTAEILAEYLTPRLGIRQIEGLAPGDDPERVRAELEIAGEPLMLVGHLPHLSRLVSALVLGDSKKEILWPDAGTMVCLTKTQRGYRLLWVLTPELAHA; from the coding sequence CGAACAGGCGTTGCGGCACTACCTGGTGCGACACGGAGAGGCGCAGGCCGACATGGAGGATCCCGCCAGGCCGCTGACCGATCGCGGGCGCGAGGAGGTTCAGCGAGTGGCCCGGTGCGCTGCAATCCTAGAACTTGAGGTGGCGCAGATCCGCCACTCAGATAAACTTCGTGCGCAGCAGACCGCCGAGATTTTAGCCGAATACCTCACGCCGCGGCTCGGCATCCGGCAAATCGAGGGGCTTGCGCCTGGTGACGATCCGGAGAGGGTCCGCGCTGAGCTGGAGATCGCCGGAGAGCCGCTGATGCTCGTGGGCCATCTGCCGCACCTGAGCCGTCTTGTCTCGGCTCTGGTGCTCGGCGATAGCAAGAAGGAGATTCTCTGGCCGGACGCAGGCACGATGGTCTGTCTCACTAAGACCCAGAGGGGCTATCGGCTGCTGTGGGTCCTCACCCCGGAACTGGCTCATGCATAG